The following are encoded in a window of Geobacter metallireducens GS-15 genomic DNA:
- a CDS encoding sigma-54-dependent transcriptional regulator — protein sequence MANGEKKTVRVLIVDDDVSLRRVLEYNLQEEGYEVLTAGSGEEGLRLFEDGAPTLVVTDLKMPGMGGFQLLREVKERFPDTVVIVITAFGAVEAAVEAMKAGAYDFITKPFNREALKLTVRKALDMQGLSRENRRLREELSEREEFRSIIGISPPMEEVFRVIDRVADTDATVLITGESGTGKELVARAIHNRSSRRAAPFVAINCAAIPRDLLESELFGHVKGAFTGAVQDKEGKFRQAEAGTLFLDEVGELPVELQSKLLRALQEKEVQPVGGAHTIKLDVRVVAATNADLEEAIAEGRFREDLFYRLSVIPVHLPPLRERKEDIPLLVRHFAAKHGGASVTFSPEILAVMAAYGWPGNVRELENTVERILIMRNADTIHPDDLPEKVRRGRSPQRECRVINLPDEGYSLEQLEREIVVEALERNNWNQSSAARFLRIPRHTLIYRMEKYSITTPERKK from the coding sequence GTGGCAAATGGCGAGAAGAAAACCGTGCGGGTGCTGATCGTTGACGATGATGTGTCGCTGCGCCGGGTGCTCGAGTATAATCTCCAGGAGGAGGGGTACGAAGTGCTCACCGCCGGCAGCGGCGAGGAGGGGCTTCGCCTCTTCGAGGATGGCGCGCCGACCCTCGTGGTGACCGACCTGAAGATGCCCGGCATGGGTGGATTTCAGCTCCTCAGGGAGGTGAAGGAGCGCTTCCCCGACACGGTCGTCATCGTCATCACCGCCTTCGGCGCGGTGGAAGCGGCGGTGGAGGCCATGAAGGCCGGGGCCTACGACTTCATTACCAAGCCTTTCAATCGGGAGGCATTGAAGCTGACGGTTCGCAAGGCCCTGGACATGCAGGGGCTTTCCCGGGAGAACCGGCGCCTCAGGGAGGAGCTTTCCGAACGGGAGGAGTTCCGCAGCATCATCGGCATTTCCCCTCCCATGGAGGAGGTCTTCCGTGTCATCGACCGGGTGGCCGATACCGACGCAACCGTTCTCATCACCGGTGAGTCGGGGACCGGCAAGGAACTGGTGGCCCGGGCCATTCACAACCGGAGCTCGCGGCGCGCCGCACCCTTCGTCGCCATCAACTGCGCCGCCATCCCCCGCGATCTCCTTGAGAGTGAGCTCTTCGGCCACGTGAAGGGGGCCTTCACCGGGGCAGTGCAGGACAAGGAGGGTAAGTTCCGGCAGGCCGAGGCGGGAACCCTTTTCCTCGACGAGGTGGGGGAACTGCCGGTGGAGCTCCAGTCGAAACTTCTGCGCGCGCTCCAGGAAAAGGAAGTGCAGCCGGTCGGGGGGGCTCACACCATCAAGCTCGACGTGCGGGTGGTGGCAGCCACCAACGCCGACCTGGAGGAAGCCATCGCGGAAGGGCGCTTCCGGGAGGATCTCTTCTACCGCCTTTCGGTTATTCCCGTCCACCTCCCCCCCTTGAGGGAGCGGAAGGAGGATATCCCGCTGCTCGTGCGCCATTTTGCCGCCAAACACGGCGGGGCCTCCGTCACTTTTTCTCCCGAGATCCTGGCAGTCATGGCCGCCTACGGCTGGCCCGGCAACGTGCGGGAACTGGAGAACACCGTGGAGCGGATCCTCATCATGCGCAACGCCGACACGATCCACCCCGACGATCTTCCCGAGAAGGTGCGGCGTGGGCGCTCTCCCCAGAGGGAATGCCGGGTCATCAACCTCCCCGACGAGGGGTATTCCCTAGAGCAACTCGAACGGGAGATCGTCGTCGAGGCCCTGGAGCGCAACAACTGGAACCAGAGTTCGGCGGCGCG
- a CDS encoding two-component system sensor histidine kinase NtrB produces the protein MTLTGPLRILFLAAAIIGISLFHYLTPLHLPALHDIFQRLYYLPIILAALWFGLRGGLAASIIVSILYVPHVLFQWGVHPSLELEKFLEILLYNVVGGVTGFLCQKEGERREELERAARRLEESYRALRSQADLIIGIEEQLRRAERLSALGELSAMLAHEIRNPLGSIRGTAEILRDDFQPGHPKHEFLEILLKETDRLNRVVEDFLRLSRPGDGERKTCDLAAELRELVTLLGSDAAARGVRIGLEADEVPPVTGDPEKLRQAFLNLMLNGIQATGAGGTVTVRVKMFPRSGDDRPLVELAFADTGAGIPRESLERIFTPFFTTKEGGTGLGLAITQRIVEGHGGTVTVESEPGQGTTFRVRLPL, from the coding sequence ATGACGCTGACAGGTCCCCTCCGCATCCTGTTTCTTGCCGCAGCAATCATCGGGATCAGCCTCTTTCATTATCTGACTCCGCTCCATCTTCCTGCGCTCCACGACATCTTCCAGCGGCTCTACTACCTGCCGATCATTCTGGCCGCCCTCTGGTTCGGTCTGAGGGGGGGGCTCGCCGCTTCCATCATCGTCAGCATCCTTTACGTTCCCCATGTCCTCTTTCAGTGGGGCGTGCATCCGTCGCTGGAGCTGGAGAAATTCCTGGAGATTCTCCTCTACAACGTGGTGGGGGGAGTTACCGGATTCCTCTGCCAGAAGGAGGGGGAGCGCCGCGAGGAACTGGAACGCGCGGCCCGGCGCCTCGAAGAATCGTACCGCGCGCTCCGGAGCCAGGCAGACCTCATTATCGGCATCGAGGAACAACTGCGCCGGGCCGAGCGGCTGTCGGCCCTTGGAGAGCTTTCGGCCATGCTGGCCCATGAGATCCGCAATCCCCTCGGCTCTATCCGGGGGACGGCGGAAATCCTTCGGGACGACTTCCAGCCGGGGCATCCGAAGCACGAGTTCCTGGAGATTCTCCTCAAGGAGACCGATCGCCTGAACCGGGTGGTCGAGGATTTTCTCCGGCTGTCACGTCCTGGTGACGGGGAGAGAAAGACCTGCGACCTGGCTGCCGAGCTGCGGGAGTTGGTGACTCTTCTCGGCAGCGATGCCGCGGCCCGAGGGGTGCGAATTGGCCTTGAGGCTGACGAGGTGCCGCCGGTCACCGGCGACCCGGAGAAACTGCGGCAGGCTTTTCTCAATTTGATGCTGAACGGCATCCAGGCCACCGGTGCGGGGGGGACTGTTACGGTGAGGGTGAAGATGTTCCCGCGTAGCGGCGACGACCGCCCCCTTGTGGAGCTGGCGTTTGCCGACACCGGTGCGGGAATCCCGCGGGAGAGCCTCGAAAGGATATTCACGCCGTTTTTCACCACGAAGGAGGGGGGGACGGGACTCGGTCTCGCCATCACCCAACGGATCGTGGAGGGACACGGCGGGACCGTGACGGTGGAGAGCGAGCCGGGGCAGGGGACAACGTTCCGGGTGCGGCTTCCCCTGTAA
- a CDS encoding polyprenyl synthetase family protein produces the protein MHSALALVGDDLKNVEAQFKKDLESDVYLIRKVGEYVLASGGKRIRPTLLLLAAKLCGYTGDRHVPLASVIEFIHTATLLHDDVVDNATLRRGNASANEVWGNEASVLVGDFLFSKSFSLMVQAGDLRVLKVISDATTIIAEGEVLQLLCTSDLDMTLERYIEVVKSKTAVLLSAACEAGAILGKATPEQELALRDFGMDLGIAFQLMDDTLDYTASEEQFGKEIGHDLEEGKITLPLIHTLRKCTDEERETIAAVVEKEVMEPGDFEAVFALVHKYGGIQYTTEVAGEYIARCKEHLQAFPASTEKQAALDLADYVVSRNR, from the coding sequence ATGCATTCTGCTCTTGCCCTGGTCGGTGATGACCTGAAAAACGTCGAAGCACAGTTCAAGAAGGACCTCGAGTCGGATGTCTACCTGATCCGCAAAGTGGGGGAATACGTTCTCGCCAGCGGGGGAAAACGGATCCGGCCGACGCTCCTGCTCCTCGCCGCCAAGCTGTGCGGCTACACCGGCGACCGGCATGTGCCCCTGGCGAGCGTCATCGAATTCATCCATACCGCCACGCTTCTCCACGACGACGTGGTGGACAACGCGACCCTGCGCCGCGGCAACGCCTCGGCCAACGAGGTGTGGGGCAACGAGGCATCGGTCCTCGTGGGCGATTTCCTCTTCTCCAAGTCGTTCTCTCTCATGGTTCAGGCCGGTGACCTGCGGGTTCTCAAGGTCATATCCGATGCCACCACCATCATTGCCGAGGGTGAGGTCCTCCAGCTCCTCTGCACGAGCGATCTGGATATGACGCTGGAGCGGTACATTGAAGTGGTGAAGAGCAAGACCGCCGTCCTCCTCTCCGCTGCCTGCGAGGCGGGAGCCATCCTCGGGAAGGCCACGCCGGAGCAGGAACTGGCCCTGCGGGACTTCGGCATGGATCTGGGGATTGCCTTCCAGCTCATGGACGACACCCTCGACTACACGGCCAGCGAGGAGCAGTTCGGCAAGGAGATCGGCCATGACCTGGAAGAGGGGAAGATCACCCTCCCGCTCATCCACACCCTCCGCAAGTGCACCGACGAGGAGCGCGAAACCATCGCCGCCGTCGTGGAGAAGGAGGTCATGGAGCCGGGTGACTTCGAGGCGGTATTCGCCCTGGTCCACAAGTATGGCGGCATCCAGTACACCACCGAGGTGGCAGGCGAGTACATTGCCCGCTGCAAGGAGCACCTCCAGGCGTTCCCCGCCTCCACGGAGAAGCAGGCCGCGCTCGATCTGGCCGACTACGTGGTGAGCCGCAACCGTTAA
- a CDS encoding TVP38/TMEM64 family protein, which translates to MTRPKLVAIAVIGLAVALFFMSGLDRHLTLQSLKANRELLVSYSEQHRLAAVSLFIGIYVVQTALSLPGAAILSLAAGAIFGAVQGTVYAVIGATLGATLAFLVTRYLFHDAVQEKFGHRLTTINRELETAGLNYLLFLRLVPLFPFFLINLAAGLTHLPLRTFIIGTLVGIIPGGFVYVNAGASLATISNPADAASPRVLGSFALLGLFALIPVIYRKFTRRA; encoded by the coding sequence ATGACCAGACCGAAGCTTGTCGCAATCGCCGTCATCGGGCTTGCCGTGGCGCTTTTCTTCATGTCGGGGCTCGACAGGCACCTGACCCTTCAATCCCTCAAGGCGAACCGGGAACTTCTCGTATCCTATTCGGAGCAGCACCGTCTCGCCGCGGTCTCGCTCTTTATCGGCATCTACGTGGTGCAGACCGCCCTCTCCCTCCCCGGCGCCGCGATCCTCTCCCTTGCGGCCGGCGCCATCTTCGGCGCAGTACAAGGCACGGTCTACGCGGTGATCGGCGCCACCCTCGGCGCCACGCTCGCCTTCCTCGTGACCCGCTACCTTTTCCACGATGCGGTCCAGGAGAAGTTCGGCCATCGCCTCACAACCATAAACCGGGAGCTGGAAACGGCCGGGCTCAACTATCTCCTCTTCCTGCGGCTCGTCCCCCTCTTTCCCTTTTTCCTCATCAACCTTGCGGCCGGGCTTACCCACCTGCCGTTGCGCACCTTTATCATCGGCACCCTGGTGGGCATCATTCCCGGCGGCTTCGTCTACGTGAACGCCGGGGCGAGCCTCGCCACCATCTCGAATCCGGCCGACGCCGCCTCACCGCGGGTGCTCGGCTCCTTTGCCCTGCTGGGGCTCTTTGCCCTGATCCCGGTCATCTACAGAAAGTTCACACGGAGAGCATGA
- the arsS gene encoding arsenosugar biosynthesis radical SAM (seleno)protein ArsS (Some members of this family are selenoproteins.) — MVAVFKERLREIDPMYVTFEGLQTLQVNLGNICNQTCAHCHVNASPAGDRIMGPAVMEKIVGLLTRRPGITLDITGGCPEMNPHFRALVEKTRGHSPRRMVRSNLTIMTEPGMEWLPGFYRDQELVVIASLPCYQEENVERQRGPGVFARSIEALRILNGLGYGGTLELNLVYNPGGPLIPGSQRELEEAYKIELLTRYGIRFNNLYTIANAPIGRFREYLEAKGAYERYLAMLATRFNPEAARNIMCRTLVSVDWKGFLYNCDFNQAIGLPITSGSGEILKIDDLEEAATTGAELFLAQHCYCCTAGEGSSCTGALS, encoded by the coding sequence ATGGTTGCGGTATTCAAGGAACGGCTGCGCGAAATCGACCCCATGTACGTCACCTTCGAGGGGCTCCAGACCCTCCAGGTGAACCTGGGGAACATCTGCAACCAGACCTGCGCCCACTGCCACGTGAACGCATCCCCCGCCGGGGACAGGATCATGGGACCGGCGGTGATGGAGAAGATCGTGGGGCTTTTGACCCGTCGCCCCGGCATCACCCTTGACATCACCGGCGGCTGCCCGGAGATGAATCCCCACTTCCGCGCCCTCGTGGAGAAGACCAGGGGCCACTCTCCCCGCCGGATGGTGCGGAGCAACCTGACCATCATGACCGAGCCGGGCATGGAGTGGCTGCCGGGATTCTACCGGGACCAGGAACTGGTGGTCATTGCCTCCCTCCCCTGCTACCAGGAGGAGAACGTGGAACGGCAGCGGGGGCCGGGGGTTTTTGCCCGGAGCATCGAGGCCCTGCGAATTCTGAACGGACTCGGCTATGGCGGCACGCTGGAGCTCAACCTGGTCTACAATCCGGGCGGCCCCCTGATCCCCGGCTCCCAACGGGAACTGGAAGAGGCCTACAAGATCGAACTCCTGACACGCTATGGCATTCGCTTCAACAACCTCTACACCATCGCCAACGCCCCCATCGGCCGTTTCCGCGAGTACCTGGAAGCAAAGGGGGCCTACGAGCGCTACCTCGCCATGCTCGCCACCCGCTTCAACCCCGAGGCGGCCCGCAACATCATGTGCCGGACCCTGGTGAGCGTCGACTGGAAGGGGTTTCTCTACAACTGCGATTTCAACCAGGCCATCGGCCTTCCCATCACCAGCGGCAGCGGCGAAATCCTCAAGATCGACGACCTGGAGGAGGCGGCCACAACAGGGGCTGAACTCTTCCTGGCCCAGCACTGCTACTGCTGCACCGCCGGCGAGGGATCAAGCTGCACCGGTGCGTTGAGCTAA
- a CDS encoding glucose-6-phosphate isomerase, whose protein sequence is MDNTLLWNRYQSHLFHDPESGLMLDISRMNFADGFLASMESATQKAFAEMGELEGGAIANPDEGRMVGHYWLRSPDLSPTDEIAAEIGETVQRIREFAAAVHGGSIAAPDGRPFRKLLVVGIGGSALGPQFVADALGDVDNPLTPHFFDNTDPDGMDRVLAQIGPDLAGTLTVVISKSGGTKETRNGMLEAEIAYRRAGLHFPRYAVAVTGEGSELDRTATSAGWLARFPMWDWVGGRTSVTSAVGLLPAALQGLDIAGMLEGARLCDQLTRRPDTARNPAALLALMWHHATGGKGARDMVVLPYKDRLLLFSRYLQQLIMESIGKELDREGNVVCQGISVYGNKGSTDQHAYVQQLREGVNNFFVTFIEVLRDRRGASLPVEPGVTSGDYLSGFLQGTRTALGEKGRESLTITIPEVSPRTVGMLIALFERAVGLYASLVNINAYHQPGVEAGKKAAGTVLAHQADIIAHLRGTGSSLTADEIAAALGRPDAAETVFRTLLHAAANPDHGIRMEPAESLTASRFSVRD, encoded by the coding sequence ATGGACAACACCCTCCTCTGGAACCGTTACCAATCCCACCTTTTCCACGATCCTGAGTCGGGGCTCATGCTGGACATCAGCAGGATGAACTTCGCGGACGGATTCCTGGCGTCCATGGAGTCGGCCACCCAGAAGGCGTTCGCCGAGATGGGGGAGCTTGAGGGAGGCGCCATCGCCAACCCCGACGAGGGGCGGATGGTGGGACACTACTGGCTGCGATCCCCGGACCTCTCCCCCACCGATGAAATCGCCGCGGAGATTGGCGAGACCGTGCAGCGGATCAGGGAATTCGCCGCCGCCGTCCACGGCGGGAGCATCGCGGCACCGGACGGACGCCCCTTCCGGAAACTCCTCGTGGTGGGGATCGGCGGATCGGCCCTGGGGCCCCAGTTCGTGGCCGACGCCCTGGGGGACGTGGACAACCCGCTCACCCCCCACTTCTTCGATAACACCGACCCCGACGGCATGGACCGGGTCCTGGCCCAGATCGGGCCGGACCTTGCCGGGACCCTCACGGTGGTCATCTCCAAGAGCGGCGGCACCAAGGAGACCCGCAACGGCATGCTGGAGGCCGAAATCGCCTACCGCCGGGCGGGACTCCACTTCCCCCGGTACGCCGTGGCGGTCACCGGCGAAGGGAGCGAGCTGGACCGGACCGCCACCAGTGCCGGCTGGCTTGCCCGCTTTCCCATGTGGGACTGGGTCGGGGGTCGCACTTCTGTAACCTCGGCCGTGGGGCTCCTTCCCGCTGCCCTCCAGGGGCTCGACATCGCCGGCATGCTGGAAGGTGCCCGGCTCTGCGACCAACTCACCCGCCGCCCTGACACGGCCCGCAACCCGGCGGCGCTCCTGGCCCTCATGTGGCACCACGCCACCGGCGGAAAAGGTGCCCGCGACATGGTGGTCCTCCCCTACAAGGACCGCCTCCTTCTCTTCTCCCGCTATCTGCAGCAGCTCATCATGGAATCCATCGGCAAGGAGCTGGACCGGGAAGGGAATGTGGTCTGCCAGGGGATTTCGGTTTACGGCAACAAGGGGTCCACGGACCAGCACGCCTACGTGCAGCAACTTCGCGAGGGGGTGAACAACTTCTTCGTCACCTTCATCGAAGTGCTCCGGGACCGGCGCGGTGCGTCCCTGCCGGTGGAACCGGGGGTGACGAGCGGCGACTACCTGTCCGGCTTTCTCCAGGGAACCCGCACGGCCCTCGGCGAAAAGGGTCGGGAATCCCTCACCATCACCATCCCCGAGGTATCACCCCGCACCGTCGGCATGCTCATCGCCCTCTTCGAGCGGGCGGTGGGGCTCTACGCCTCGCTGGTGAACATCAACGCCTACCACCAGCCCGGCGTCGAGGCGGGAAAGAAGGCGGCCGGGACGGTGCTGGCGCACCAGGCCGACATCATCGCCCACCTGCGCGGGACCGGCTCCTCTCTCACGGCCGACGAGATTGCCGCGGCCCTCGGGCGCCCCGACGCGGCGGAGACGGTTTTCAGGACGCTGCTCCACGCCGCGGCCAACCCGGACCACGGCATCAGAATGGAGCCGGCGGAGTCTCTCACCGCAAGCCGCTTCTCCGTACGGGATTGA